The Verrucomicrobiota bacterium genome includes a window with the following:
- a CDS encoding cytochrome c, with translation MLLRTAFALAVLSLLIFAQRARSSSGSQSSTAPDKKAPAVQPLSLAEQARFEAGKELYAVICGACHQPHGNGQEGLAPPLANSEWATGSEERLIRISLQGLRGPIKVSGKTYQQEMPALAILEDEQIAAVLTYIRREWGNAAAPVDPKTVARIRAETAKREDAWTEAELLKIP, from the coding sequence ATGTTGTTGCGAACCGCCTTTGCGCTGGCTGTCCTCAGCCTTTTGATTTTTGCCCAGCGCGCTCGTTCCTCCAGTGGAAGCCAGTCATCGACTGCTCCGGACAAGAAGGCTCCCGCGGTGCAACCGTTGTCGCTGGCGGAACAAGCGCGCTTCGAGGCGGGCAAGGAACTTTACGCCGTCATTTGTGGCGCGTGCCATCAACCGCACGGCAACGGCCAGGAAGGCCTCGCGCCGCCGTTAGCAAACTCGGAGTGGGCCACGGGTTCGGAAGAACGTTTGATCCGAATTTCGCTCCAGGGATTGCGAGGGCCCATCAAAGTCAGCGGGAAAACCTACCAGCAGGAAATGCCCGCCCTGGCCATCCTGGAAGACGAGCAAATCGCCGCGGTGCTCACTTACATCCGGCGCGAATGGGGAAACGCCGCCGCGCCGGTCGATCCCAAGACCGTCGCGAGAATCCGCGCCGAGACGG